From a single Gimesia fumaroli genomic region:
- a CDS encoding BlaI/MecI/CopY family transcriptional regulator, with amino-acid sequence MTERPALSKGEMEVARALWGLKHATVREVFESFPKSRGIDFTTVQTYLRRLEKKGYVNVKLDGRTRIYSPRVKPRTVIRETVDDLVDRLFAGETFPLMQHLIEDRNVSRQDLDALKTLLDQLTEERDASE; translated from the coding sequence ATGACCGAACGACCCGCGCTATCCAAAGGGGAAATGGAAGTCGCCCGTGCCTTGTGGGGCTTGAAGCACGCCACCGTGCGTGAAGTCTTCGAGTCTTTTCCGAAATCGCGAGGCATCGATTTTACTACTGTGCAGACCTACCTCCGCCGCCTGGAGAAAAAGGGATATGTGAATGTCAAACTTGACGGCCGCACCCGCATCTATTCGCCGCGGGTCAAACCGCGCACGGTCATTCGCGAAACGGTCGATGATCTCGTCGATCGACTCTTCGCCGGCGAGACGTTTCCATTAATGCAGCACCTGATTGAAGACCGCAATGTCAGTCGGCAGGATCTTGATGCGCTCAAAACGTTGCTTGATCAATTGACGGAGGAACGTGATGCATCTGAATGA
- a CDS encoding M56 family metallopeptidase, with protein sequence MHLNETTLVQLVWQQVWQCSLLVLAVYLLCKLFRFRRAHLTFLLWFLVLIKFMTPPLWSSSSGLFCWVQESLQQSAPADPAGTEQWGLTLTESIRQSLGDDLSQLPALDSHARRTKITVHNGAAQATGNRAPKTATVLPAIENQKPELHTSAWTLFNLLLCLWLGIAALILTVMGVRYGRCWIMLRRTGTQTHPELESLLARLCDELHLKRRVRLVVTNSRLGPAVIGLFRPLIVLPTVITNARTVAELELILAHELIHIRRGDLWFGLFQLLTSVVWWFHPLVWFTGRRLKLEIEQCCDEEVLAGLNCDPRVYAGCLLEVLELKQTLNAVPVVPGVRPVEITSKRLERIMKLGQGCQKRTPWWCWILFVMLAAVVLPGAAFVVTAANPEVETSLHQSEQTRSAIQRTSTKHAIETEQQTADFVPFYDKFEMLKSNKVFRQLYSSDIPYFSSEIDIQDWISRTARIRAYPIKELLEKARNTVGTIQAEQFLEKKINTRARELGELAEVNGKPKLRDSTPIYFGESQIPLKDERKPYWIRRIGGVHIRNDQLFVWGQDPAYHEQVEQVLAELAAEEITPLELKMKFIAVPRSLLEQISSKRKNVKVFQVKQIPVVAEDEKSGELVSVGAEAISRPSLICEVFDEKRFKEVQQLIAIMANTETLSAPRVRFMDGQSVQFETKQRSVYETKFAGAGQHDSVANYTVGLATDVTYFESKGINQRGMLNYRITLSENEGLTKQKVLNQKTGQEQEIEVPLIRESLFKDVNLMKPGQVLLVGGLDLHQETEVPKVLLVMFQLEKVNPVEAGQVLHGVGVDSDAGVMGWTQLDESNFKNEEPLLLQIYPVADLVVPVPRKFFIPGKKPGPAPPVPQPRFEPLIELIKQNVTPEAWDESRKDYSSIRPYPEMLALVVRHTRAGHEQLAELLMKLRAVQDVMLQLNLNVVSADDLQAWLKEWDLSQSPDARHLLKQLQTQNLDEGIVIDAKQVELIKQMSEQGKGVNRLQLSRLTLFNGQSAELSLFGEPPPHEKTEYQVQVRPELLKDENIQLSFAINAKDALDALSHLKIIKIPQGKSMLVDVTEHITKEESSFMFSQWARQTRLDNPQKTKRCFLLVTPSVLKVSEAAEQRMTFPQPIP encoded by the coding sequence ATGCATCTGAATGAGACAACGCTCGTACAGCTGGTCTGGCAGCAAGTCTGGCAATGTTCGTTGCTGGTGCTGGCCGTCTATCTGCTCTGTAAACTGTTCCGGTTCCGCCGAGCGCATTTGACGTTTCTGTTGTGGTTCCTGGTGCTGATCAAATTTATGACGCCTCCGCTTTGGAGCAGCTCCAGCGGCCTGTTTTGCTGGGTGCAGGAGTCACTGCAGCAATCCGCGCCCGCCGATCCGGCAGGAACGGAGCAGTGGGGACTCACGCTGACCGAATCGATCCGACAATCGCTGGGAGATGATTTGAGTCAGTTGCCCGCACTCGACTCACACGCCAGGCGCACCAAGATCACAGTACATAATGGCGCTGCGCAGGCAACTGGAAATCGCGCCCCGAAAACCGCCACCGTTCTTCCCGCAATTGAAAATCAAAAACCTGAATTGCACACATCTGCCTGGACTCTCTTCAATCTTTTGTTGTGCCTCTGGTTGGGCATCGCGGCGCTGATTTTGACTGTAATGGGTGTTCGCTATGGGCGCTGCTGGATCATGTTACGGCGGACGGGAACGCAGACGCACCCAGAACTGGAATCGCTGCTTGCGCGACTGTGCGACGAACTCCATTTAAAACGCCGTGTCCGGCTGGTGGTGACGAACAGTCGCCTCGGACCGGCGGTGATTGGTCTGTTTCGTCCGCTGATTGTCTTACCCACTGTGATCACCAACGCCCGAACGGTAGCAGAACTCGAACTGATTCTGGCCCACGAACTAATTCACATTCGCCGCGGCGACCTGTGGTTCGGGCTGTTTCAATTGTTAACCTCGGTGGTCTGGTGGTTTCATCCGCTGGTCTGGTTTACAGGCCGTCGGTTGAAGCTGGAAATTGAACAGTGTTGCGATGAAGAAGTGCTGGCCGGATTGAACTGTGATCCGCGAGTCTATGCGGGTTGTCTGCTGGAAGTATTGGAGCTCAAGCAGACCCTCAATGCGGTGCCTGTTGTGCCGGGCGTGCGTCCGGTGGAAATTACCTCAAAACGTCTGGAGCGAATTATGAAACTGGGACAAGGATGTCAAAAACGAACACCCTGGTGGTGCTGGATACTGTTTGTGATGCTCGCAGCAGTCGTGCTGCCGGGCGCTGCGTTTGTGGTGACGGCCGCCAATCCTGAAGTGGAAACGTCATTGCATCAAAGCGAGCAGACGCGATCTGCGATTCAGCGGACGAGTACCAAGCATGCCATCGAAACGGAGCAGCAGACTGCCGATTTTGTCCCCTTCTATGACAAGTTCGAAATGCTGAAGTCCAATAAGGTCTTCAGGCAATTATATTCCTCGGATATTCCATATTTTTCCTCCGAAATTGACATTCAGGACTGGATTTCCCGCACGGCCAGAATTCGCGCTTATCCCATTAAAGAGTTGTTAGAAAAAGCCAGAAACACAGTGGGGACCATTCAGGCCGAGCAATTTCTGGAGAAAAAAATCAATACAAGGGCGCGGGAACTGGGAGAGCTAGCAGAAGTTAACGGAAAACCAAAATTGCGTGACTCCACTCCGATCTATTTCGGAGAATCGCAAATCCCATTGAAAGACGAGAGAAAGCCTTACTGGATCAGAAGAATCGGTGGAGTTCATATCAGAAATGATCAACTGTTTGTATGGGGACAAGATCCGGCATATCACGAACAGGTTGAACAGGTCCTCGCAGAACTGGCGGCGGAAGAAATTACGCCATTGGAGCTGAAAATGAAGTTCATTGCGGTTCCACGCAGCCTGTTGGAACAGATCAGTTCAAAGCGAAAGAATGTGAAAGTCTTTCAAGTGAAGCAGATTCCAGTCGTGGCGGAAGACGAGAAATCAGGTGAGCTTGTTTCCGTAGGAGCAGAAGCAATCAGTCGCCCCTCTTTGATTTGCGAAGTTTTCGATGAAAAACGCTTCAAGGAAGTTCAGCAACTGATTGCGATAATGGCGAACACCGAGACCTTGTCAGCTCCACGCGTCCGGTTCATGGATGGACAGTCCGTTCAATTTGAAACGAAACAACGCTCTGTTTATGAGACAAAATTTGCGGGTGCAGGTCAGCATGATTCAGTGGCAAACTATACTGTCGGTCTTGCCACCGACGTCACCTATTTTGAGAGCAAGGGAATCAACCAACGGGGAATGCTGAACTATCGAATCACGTTATCGGAAAATGAAGGCCTGACGAAACAGAAGGTGCTAAATCAGAAAACCGGTCAGGAACAAGAGATCGAAGTTCCGCTAATCCGTGAAAGCCTTTTCAAAGATGTCAACCTGATGAAACCGGGACAGGTCCTGTTAGTAGGTGGCTTGGACTTACATCAGGAAACAGAAGTACCGAAAGTGTTGCTCGTCATGTTTCAGCTGGAGAAGGTTAACCCTGTTGAAGCAGGTCAAGTGCTGCATGGTGTCGGTGTCGACAGCGATGCCGGCGTGATGGGATGGACTCAACTTGATGAATCAAACTTTAAGAATGAGGAGCCGCTGCTTCTTCAGATCTATCCCGTTGCCGATCTGGTGGTTCCCGTTCCGCGTAAGTTTTTCATTCCGGGAAAGAAGCCTGGTCCTGCCCCGCCGGTGCCACAACCTCGATTTGAACCTTTAATTGAATTGATCAAACAGAATGTCACACCAGAAGCCTGGGACGAATCCCGGAAAGACTATAGTTCGATCAGGCCTTATCCCGAAATGTTGGCACTGGTCGTGCGGCATACACGGGCAGGGCATGAGCAACTGGCTGAGTTATTGATGAAACTTAGAGCCGTTCAAGATGTGATGCTTCAGCTCAACTTGAACGTTGTTTCCGCTGATGATCTGCAGGCATGGCTCAAAGAGTGGGATCTGTCTCAATCCCCCGATGCCCGACATTTATTAAAGCAGTTGCAGACGCAGAATCTCGATGAGGGAATCGTGATTGATGCGAAGCAGGTCGAATTAATAAAGCAGATGTCGGAACAGGGAAAAGGGGTGAATCGTCTGCAACTGTCTAGACTTACTTTGTTCAACGGGCAGTCCGCTGAATTGAGTCTGTTTGGCGAGCCCCCGCCTCACGAAAAAACGGAATATCAGGTCCAGGTACGCCCAGAGCTGTTGAAAGATGAGAACATACAACTGTCCTTCGCGATCAATGCCAAAGATGCTCTGGATGCGTTGTCTCATCTAAAAATTATCAAAATTCCCCAGGGAAAGTCTATGCTGGTTGACGTCACCGAGCATATCACGAAAGAAGAATCCTCATTCATGTTTTCACAATGGGCTCGTCAGACGCGGCTGGATAATCCCCAAAAAACGAAGCGCTGTTTTCTGCTGGTTACGCCGTCCGTGTTGAAGGTTTCCGAAGCCGCTGAACAACGGATGACCTTCCCACAGCCGATTCCCTGA
- a CDS encoding TolB family protein, whose amino-acid sequence MKLALNTSLCCLICFAIFNHANSQAVADEKPALKRTRFHIVTPDGKEPKVFYFAKDYYNTGSPTFSADGTKLAFDGWKSQEGESFSNSQIMVVNADGTDFKVLGPGAMPSWSPGGNRIAFSQSSPYGVAMMNADGSNRQMIEERGWGAQWSPDGKKIAYSARTGSGTNLRVYDLIEDTKTDLFPEGECPYSSLYWNMTWSPDSNWVCFKGRRKDNRTYDVATINVNGMKEGYKVHFNDKAAPYADFTWHPQGEMIVFCPASKPRQLHQFNPAEDKAPEPIDIKIDGYINGDVSFTPDGQHLLFNMRDKQD is encoded by the coding sequence ATGAAGTTGGCCTTGAATACCAGTCTGTGTTGTCTGATCTGTTTTGCAATTTTCAATCACGCGAACTCACAGGCAGTCGCCGATGAAAAACCGGCACTGAAACGGACCCGGTTTCACATCGTAACGCCGGATGGAAAAGAGCCCAAGGTCTTTTATTTTGCGAAAGACTACTACAATACCGGGTCGCCCACGTTCTCAGCAGATGGAACGAAGCTCGCCTTTGATGGCTGGAAATCACAGGAGGGCGAGTCGTTCTCCAATTCGCAAATCATGGTCGTCAATGCGGATGGAACCGACTTCAAAGTTCTGGGACCGGGTGCCATGCCCAGCTGGTCGCCGGGAGGTAATCGGATCGCGTTCTCTCAATCTTCTCCTTATGGTGTAGCCATGATGAACGCCGACGGTTCCAACCGACAAATGATTGAAGAACGTGGCTGGGGCGCCCAGTGGTCACCGGATGGCAAAAAAATTGCCTATAGCGCTCGGACTGGTAGCGGAACCAATCTTCGGGTGTACGATTTAATTGAAGATACAAAAACCGACCTGTTCCCGGAAGGCGAATGCCCCTACTCCAGCCTGTACTGGAATATGACCTGGTCGCCCGATAGCAACTGGGTCTGCTTCAAAGGTCGCCGGAAGGATAATCGAACCTACGATGTCGCGACCATCAATGTGAACGGGATGAAGGAAGGCTATAAGGTTCACTTCAACGACAAAGCCGCCCCCTATGCGGACTTTACCTGGCATCCCCAGGGAGAGATGATTGTCTTCTGCCCGGCTTCCAAGCCGCGTCAATTGCACCAATTCAATCCCGCAGAAGACAAAGCCCCCGAACCGATTGACATCAAAATCGATGGCTACATCAACGGCGACGTCAGCTTCACTCCCGACGGCCAGCATCTACTGTTCAACATGCGCGACAAACAAGATTAA
- a CDS encoding VOC family protein, whose protein sequence is MKNSSFVNRELIYTTLIVLVVSGLAAWAANSKTVPEAEFAKSTVDFGIVVSDLDKSLNFYKNALGLKEREPFEVTPEMGGDSGLSDNLAFKVYPLVLENDSTATNVKLMQFKDAPGKKVDNSFIHSSLGVSYLTIYVKDTTAALERAKAYGVKPIAKGPISLPEGFPKGIYLTLLRDPDGNLIELVGPKK, encoded by the coding sequence ATGAAGAATTCCAGTTTTGTCAATCGCGAGCTGATCTATACGACTTTGATTGTATTGGTCGTGAGTGGGTTAGCTGCATGGGCCGCCAACAGCAAAACTGTACCCGAAGCAGAATTTGCGAAGTCAACCGTCGATTTTGGAATCGTGGTCAGCGATCTCGATAAGTCACTTAACTTTTACAAAAATGCATTGGGCTTAAAAGAACGTGAGCCGTTTGAAGTGACTCCGGAAATGGGAGGAGATTCGGGACTGTCTGATAACCTGGCCTTCAAGGTTTATCCGCTGGTACTGGAAAACGACAGCACCGCTACAAATGTGAAATTGATGCAGTTTAAAGATGCTCCGGGCAAGAAGGTCGATAATTCCTTTATCCACTCTTCACTGGGAGTCAGTTATCTGACGATCTATGTCAAAGATACAACCGCCGCACTGGAACGGGCCAAGGCCTATGGTGTGAAACCGATTGCCAAAGGCCCGATTTCATTGCCGGAAGGGTTCCCGAAAGGCATTTATCTGACGCTGCTGCGTGATCCTGACGGGAACCTGATTGAACTGGTCGGTCCCAAGAAGTAG
- a CDS encoding sigma-54 dependent transcriptional regulator → MELPTLILDTHDTVLQQQILAHFKKTFHLILCNNLEDCHRHCREQTIDSVLVDLRFLISGGHQEDHLLELIQNTVPDAELIMLTEEECPEILERRAACSNILHIKGFASEAELLLEIDSCLHPDEEVVVTKSLAMNSAPSNSTGGSSMENKLPSHLPVEPKPERNVSEPADSHAITRRFETNSHEMKLMLNELEIAAQHDVTVLLIGETGAGKTYLSRLIHDVSPRRNEPFLNVACGALPNDLIESELFGHVRGAFTSAHADKDGKFLAAGRGTVLLDEIDVLGPEQQVKLLRVIETGEFEPIGSNKTHVNQARLVVASNMDLQPLVEQGKFRPDLYYRLNMLKFDVLPLRRRKADIITLANDFVQQMSTKHKIVIDRIDEEFMEALHSYPWPGNVRELENVIRRAVIYCREGVLRKENLPSHILMGQVGPTNDPSVVLGHAKNDSERLGDQVAVTEKELIEQALFKNNYSRTNTAKTLGISRVTLYNKMKKYGMNTKK, encoded by the coding sequence ATGGAACTTCCCACACTGATTCTGGACACACACGACACCGTGCTTCAGCAGCAGATCCTTGCTCATTTCAAAAAAACATTCCATCTAATCCTGTGCAATAACCTGGAAGATTGCCACAGGCATTGCCGCGAACAGACCATTGATTCGGTGCTCGTCGATCTGCGGTTTCTGATTTCCGGCGGTCACCAGGAAGACCACCTGCTGGAACTGATTCAAAATACCGTACCCGATGCAGAGCTCATCATGCTGACGGAAGAAGAGTGCCCGGAAATTCTGGAACGTCGGGCCGCCTGCAGCAACATCCTGCACATCAAAGGTTTTGCCAGTGAAGCAGAACTGCTGCTGGAAATTGATTCCTGCCTGCATCCTGATGAAGAAGTTGTCGTTACCAAATCACTCGCCATGAACTCGGCTCCCAGCAACAGTACCGGAGGATCATCAATGGAAAATAAGCTCCCCTCTCACCTGCCTGTTGAGCCGAAGCCAGAACGAAACGTTTCTGAACCAGCCGACTCGCATGCCATCACTCGTCGCTTCGAAACGAACTCGCATGAGATGAAGCTCATGTTGAATGAACTGGAAATTGCCGCCCAGCATGATGTCACGGTATTGTTGATCGGTGAAACGGGAGCCGGCAAAACATATCTCTCACGGCTGATTCACGATGTCTCACCACGTCGCAATGAACCATTTTTGAATGTCGCCTGCGGTGCCTTACCAAATGACCTGATTGAAAGTGAACTGTTCGGCCATGTGCGGGGTGCCTTCACGAGTGCTCATGCCGACAAAGACGGTAAGTTTCTAGCCGCCGGTCGTGGGACAGTTCTGCTTGACGAAATCGACGTTTTAGGACCGGAACAGCAGGTCAAACTCTTACGCGTGATTGAAACGGGAGAGTTTGAACCGATCGGCTCGAACAAAACGCACGTCAATCAGGCCCGACTGGTCGTCGCCAGCAACATGGACCTGCAACCCCTGGTCGAGCAAGGAAAATTTCGGCCTGACCTGTATTACCGATTGAACATGTTGAAGTTTGATGTGTTGCCTTTACGACGACGTAAAGCGGATATCATTACGCTGGCAAATGATTTCGTGCAGCAGATGTCAACGAAGCATAAAATCGTGATTGATCGGATTGACGAAGAATTCATGGAAGCCCTGCACTCCTACCCCTGGCCGGGTAACGTGCGTGAGCTGGAAAACGTGATCCGCCGGGCCGTCATTTACTGTCGCGAAGGCGTGTTACGCAAAGAGAATCTGCCGTCTCATATTCTCATGGGACAAGTCGGCCCGACGAATGATCCTTCGGTCGTTCTCGGTCATGCCAAAAATGATTCCGAACGTTTGGGAGATCAGGTCGCGGTTACAGAAAAAGAGTTAATTGAACAGGCTCTGTTCAAAAACAACTACAGCCGCACGAATACGGCGAAAACGCTGGGCATCAGCCGCGTGACGCTGTACAACAAAATGAAAAAGTACGGTATGAATACGAAAAAATGA
- the ispD gene encoding 2-C-methyl-D-erythritol 4-phosphate cytidylyltransferase, producing the protein MASFAVILAAAGKSTRFRSKGADILGAGPQKKPFMDLKGRAVWVRSAEIFSNREDVKQMIISVAEEDIEWFKQKFRPNLAFMEAEIVAGGQERADSVQNALARVKADIDYVAIHDAARPLITDKWVGEYFAAAEKHDAVIPAVRVSSTLKRVDKARQIVETVDRTDLWAAQTPQVFKRQLLLDAYAQRGDFQATDEAQLIENLGHPVKIVEGSPLNQKITTAADFRMAEALVNALPKPKGIQALHPFADEEPRGIF; encoded by the coding sequence GTGGCGAGCTTTGCAGTGATTCTGGCAGCAGCCGGCAAAAGTACGCGGTTTCGATCGAAGGGGGCTGATATTCTGGGGGCGGGGCCTCAGAAAAAACCGTTCATGGATTTGAAAGGACGTGCAGTCTGGGTACGGTCGGCGGAAATATTCTCGAATCGCGAAGATGTGAAGCAAATGATCATTTCAGTTGCAGAAGAAGATATCGAATGGTTCAAGCAGAAGTTCCGCCCGAATCTGGCATTTATGGAGGCCGAAATTGTAGCCGGCGGTCAGGAACGCGCCGATTCGGTTCAGAATGCCCTGGCGCGAGTGAAAGCTGACATTGATTATGTAGCTATTCACGACGCGGCCCGGCCGTTGATTACAGATAAATGGGTTGGTGAATATTTCGCGGCGGCTGAAAAACATGACGCGGTGATACCCGCCGTCCGGGTTTCCAGTACGCTGAAACGGGTCGATAAAGCGCGGCAGATTGTGGAGACGGTCGACCGTACCGATCTCTGGGCGGCTCAGACGCCTCAGGTCTTCAAACGTCAGTTGTTGTTAGACGCTTATGCACAGCGCGGCGATTTTCAAGCCACCGATGAAGCCCAGTTGATCGAAAATCTGGGGCATCCGGTGAAGATTGTCGAAGGCTCGCCTCTTAATCAGAAGATTACGACAGCTGCCGACTTCCGCATGGCCGAAGCATTGGTCAATGCACTGCCGAAACCAAAGGGAATCCAGGCGCTGCATCCCTTTGCCGATGAAGAGCCACGTGGGATTTTCTAA
- the ilvD gene encoding dihydroxy-acid dehydratase translates to MSSDSQPILNRYSSRITQPRSQGASQAMLYATGMTEEDMNKAQVGISSVWYEGNSCNMHLNKLAAKVKEGVEAAGLVGLRFNTIGVSDGISMGTDGMSYSLQSRDLIADSIETVTCAQWYDANISLPGCDKNMPGCLIAMGRFNRPSLMVYGGTIAPGCLNNEKLDIVSAFQSYGEYLAGSIDDDTRKQIVQKSCPGAGACGGMYTANTMSSAIEALGMSLPYSSSIPAEHPEKLEECIRAGAAIKKLLELDLKPRDIMTREAFENAMVLIVALGGSTNAVLHMLAIARSVNIELTIDDFQAVSDRVPLLADFKPSGKYVMADLQEQGGTPAVLKYLLEKGFINGDCMTVTGKTLAENLAELPGLKEGQDIIHTVENPIKPTGHLQILKGNLAPTGAVAKITGKEGLVFKGTANVFDSEEDMLKALEDKKINKGDVIIIRYEGPKGGPGMPEMLTPTSAIMGAGLGKDVALLTDGRFSGGSHGFIVGHVTPEAQDGGPIALVKTGDKVTIDAENNRMDMEVSDEELEERRNAWTAPPFKYTRGTLYKYIKNVKSASEGCVTDE, encoded by the coding sequence ATGTCATCCGATTCCCAACCTATCTTGAACCGTTATAGTTCCCGCATCACCCAGCCCCGTTCACAAGGGGCTTCGCAGGCCATGCTGTATGCCACCGGCATGACTGAAGAGGATATGAACAAGGCCCAGGTCGGAATTTCCAGCGTCTGGTACGAAGGCAATTCCTGTAACATGCATCTCAACAAACTGGCTGCCAAGGTCAAAGAAGGTGTAGAGGCCGCCGGTCTGGTAGGCCTGCGATTCAATACCATTGGAGTGAGTGACGGAATCTCGATGGGTACCGACGGCATGTCTTACTCCCTGCAATCCCGCGACTTGATCGCCGACAGTATTGAAACCGTTACCTGTGCCCAGTGGTATGATGCCAACATCTCACTCCCCGGCTGTGATAAGAACATGCCCGGCTGCCTGATCGCTATGGGTCGCTTCAACCGTCCTTCGTTAATGGTTTACGGTGGAACGATCGCCCCCGGTTGTTTGAATAATGAGAAGCTGGATATTGTCTCTGCGTTTCAGTCTTACGGAGAGTATCTCGCCGGCTCGATTGACGATGATACGCGTAAACAGATCGTGCAGAAGAGCTGTCCCGGTGCGGGTGCCTGCGGCGGCATGTATACTGCCAACACAATGTCGTCCGCTATTGAAGCTCTGGGTATGTCACTGCCTTACAGCTCTTCGATTCCTGCTGAGCATCCTGAAAAACTGGAAGAGTGTATTCGCGCCGGTGCCGCGATCAAAAAACTGCTGGAACTTGATCTTAAACCTCGTGACATCATGACCCGTGAAGCATTTGAAAATGCAATGGTCCTGATCGTCGCCTTGGGTGGTTCAACCAATGCGGTTCTGCATATGCTGGCGATTGCCCGTTCCGTCAACATCGAACTGACCATCGACGACTTCCAGGCGGTCAGCGATCGTGTACCATTACTGGCCGACTTCAAACCCAGCGGTAAATACGTCATGGCTGACCTGCAGGAACAGGGTGGCACCCCTGCTGTGCTCAAATATCTGCTGGAAAAAGGTTTTATCAACGGTGACTGCATGACCGTGACCGGAAAAACTCTGGCAGAGAATCTGGCAGAACTTCCCGGCCTCAAAGAAGGGCAGGACATCATCCACACTGTAGAAAACCCGATCAAACCAACGGGGCACCTGCAGATTCTTAAAGGAAACCTGGCACCAACGGGTGCGGTTGCCAAGATCACCGGTAAAGAAGGTCTGGTCTTCAAAGGGACTGCGAACGTGTTCGATTCCGAAGAAGACATGCTCAAGGCACTCGAAGACAAAAAAATCAACAAAGGGGATGTGATCATCATTCGTTACGAAGGTCCCAAAGGGGGACCCGGTATGCCTGAGATGTTGACTCCAACTTCTGCTATCATGGGCGCCGGCCTCGGTAAAGATGTGGCTCTGTTGACTGACGGTCGTTTTTCCGGCGGTTCGCACGGCTTCATCGTCGGTCACGTCACGCCCGAAGCACAGGATGGCGGGCCGATTGCTCTGGTCAAAACCGGAGACAAAGTAACCATCGACGCCGAGAATAATCGGATGGATATGGAAGTCAGCGACGAAGAACTTGAAGAACGTCGCAATGCCTGGACGGCACCCCCGTTCAAATACACACGCGGCACACTGTATAAATACATCAAAAACGTCAAGTCCGCTTCAGAAGGTTGCGTAACCGACGAGTAA
- a CDS encoding putative quinol monooxygenase, protein MFCLNVILTLKNASDEGEIQGLLTEACRLSRTEPGCLKFDAYHSEGEPATFVLVEHWESEDAWKTHREAKAYTEIYQPQILPRVERVPYRMKLLLE, encoded by the coding sequence ATGTTTTGTCTCAACGTCATTCTCACTTTAAAAAATGCCTCTGACGAAGGGGAAATTCAGGGACTGCTGACCGAAGCCTGTCGACTGTCTCGCACCGAACCAGGTTGCCTCAAATTTGACGCCTATCACTCTGAAGGCGAACCGGCAACGTTTGTGCTGGTCGAACACTGGGAAAGTGAAGACGCGTGGAAAACCCATCGCGAAGCAAAAGCGTATACCGAAATTTACCAACCCCAAATTCTGCCTCGTGTCGAACGAGTCCCTTATAGAATGAAGCTGCTGCTGGAATAA